The genome window AAGCAAGGCCTTGAAGGAAGGCTGGCAGGCGGGGGTCGACAAGTGGTTTACGTTTCGAAAACTGGCATTGGAGCGCCTTCAAACAGCGCCGGGCGTCGAGTCTGCCGCCGTAAACGATGGTGCAGGGTTTGACGACTATGAGGTGGAAGGGAAAACAGGACCGGTATGGCTCGGGTACAGCTCTGTCAGCGTGCTCAACGGAGACTACCTGCGGACCGTCGGAGCCAAACTCGTGGCGGGTCGTTTGTTGTCAAAGGAGGACGCGTCGCAGGGACAGAGGGGCGTGGTGATCAACGAAAAGCTGGCCAAGGATTGCTGGCCGGGTGAGAGTCCGCTGGGCAAACAGCTTCGCCGCAGCAAGCCAAGGCGCGATTATGTAGTGGTTGGGATAGTGAGGAATATCAGGGACCGGCAGTTGGAATCGGAAGATAAGCCGGTGTTTTACGAACCTTACGAGCGTGAAACGGAGGCATTGTCGGGCGGCCTCGGAGATTACGCGGTCCGCAGTTCCGGGGATTTCAGCCAGTTGCGAGCGGCGATGGTCCAGGCGGGCAAGGAGATGATGGTTCCGGTTGAACTGAATGATTTTTACTCCATCGAATCGCAGTTGTACCGGGCCACAGCGCCGCGACGCGTGATGATGTGGCTGCTGCTTTCTCTGGGAGGACTCGGATTGCTGCTGTCAGCGGTGGGTATGTATGCGGTTCTGGCTTATTCGGTGACGCGCCGCACACGGGAAGTCGGCATCCGCATGGCCGTGGGAGCGAGTCGGAGCCAGGTAAGAAGCCTTTTCTTCCGACAAGGCGTGCGACTGATCGTAAACGGCCTGGTTCTCGGATTGGTCCTCGCCATCTCGGCCGGCGAATATATTCGCAGCCTGTTGTTTGGCGTTTCTCCCGCAGATCCCTGGGCTCTGGCCACCGTGGTGGTGACACTGGGTGTTGTGGGAGGCCTCGCCTGCTGGTCACCCGCCCGCCGCGCGGCGAAAGTCGATCCGATGCGGGCACTGCGCTGTGAATAATTTAATGCGAAATTCGGATTGCGGAGTGGAGAATGACAAAACTGCGGACACTGGGAGATTAACGACGAACAAGATCTATGATCAAACTGCGGAACCTTGAAAAATCCGTGAAGACCAAGGCGGGCTTCACTTACCTGCTGCGACAGATCAATCTCGACATCGCCGAAGGCGAGTTCATCACCATCATGGGGCCGAGCGGCGCGGGCAAATCAACGCTGCTGAGCATCATCGGCTTTTACGACAACGCATGGGAGGGCGAATACCATCTGTTCGACCAGCCAGTCCATAAACTGGGGCCCAAGGAGCGGGCGGCCCTCAACAAAAAGCACGTCGGCTTTGTTTTTCAGCAGTTTCATTTGCTCGACGACCTGACGGTGGCGGAGAACCTGGACATTCCGCTGTCGTATCGAGATGTCAAAAAGTCGGAGCGCCAGGCCACCGTGGCGGATACCCTCGACCGCTTCGGCATCGTGGCGAAGAAGGATTTGTTTCCCAGCCAGCTTTCCGGCGGCCAGCAGCAACTCGTGGCGGTGGCGCGGGCCATCGTCGCGAAGCCGTCATTGATTCTCGCGGACGAGCCGACCGGCAATCTGCATTCCGACCAGGGCCGTGAGATCATGGAACTTTTTCGGAAGCTGAATGGCGCCGGGACGACCATCGTCCAAGTCACTCATTCCGAAGCCAACGCCGCGTTTGGCCATCGCATCATCCGGCTGCGCGACGGCTGGCTGGTGAAGGAGTGACGGAACACGACGGGCGCTGTCCAAAGACAGATTATTGTAACTCCAAATGGAAAACCTGTGTCATGAAAGAACGACGTTTGTTTGACGAATCGGGAAGAATGAAGCAATCTCGGCCCCCAATGCAAATCATGCGAAATCTCGCGCTCGCAATTGGTGTGGCCGCAGCGGCCGCCCACGCGCAAACCACCAACTCCTTTTCGACGAAAAGCCTTGCGCTGAACGACTGCATCCAGCTCGCGCTGCAACACAACTTTGATGTGAGGATCGAGCGGGTGAATCCCGAGATCGCGCGCTACAACGTCAGCCTCGCTTATGCAGGATACGATCCAGGCCTGGATTTCCGGGCAACACATTCGTACAACTCTTCGCTCGGCACTTTGATCAATGGCACGCTTTCGATTCCGGCCAGCGCGACCAAATCGGATTCGTTCAATGTGGGGATTGGCGGGGCGGCTCCCATCGACAGCGGGCTCACCTACAGCCTGAACGCCAGTGTTTCACAAACGGTCGGCGACAGGTTTAATCCCATTTCGACTGTTGTCACCAACGGTGGAGTGGTCACGACCAATACTTCCTTCCTGGCTGCACCGTTTCAAAACGCAAACGGATCCGTAAGCATCAGTCTGACACAACCGTTGTTGAAGAATCTTTGGATTGATAACATCCGTTACAATATTCAGATCAGCAAAAGCCAGTTGCGGGGCACGGAATGGGGCCTTCGCGGGCGCATCATTGACATCATCACGCAGGTCGAAACCGCCTATTACAACCTGATTGCCGCCCGGGAAAATGTGAAGGTCCAGGAAAAGGCGCTGCAACTGGCGGAACAGTTGCTCGCCGAGAACAAGAAAAAGGTGGAGGTTGGCGCTCTCGCCCAACTGGATGAAAAACAGGCGGAGTCTCAGGTTGCCTCGAGCCGGGCGGATTTGCTGACAGCGCAGAACACGCTCGGCACACGCCAGCGGGTTTTGAAAAATCTCCTCAGTGACGATTACAGCGAATGGTCGAACGTCCTTATTGATCCTGCGGAGCCTTTGACGGCCGTTCCGCAGATGCTGAATCTGCAGGCGAGCTGGCAGAACGGTCTCACGATGCGCCCCGACCTGGAGCAGGCGCGTTTGAACGCCGATCAACTCGGCATCACGTTGAAATTCCAGCGCAACCAGCTCTTTCCGCAGTTGGATCTCACCGGCACGTTTGGCCGCAACGGCAATTCGGGTGTTTACAGCGAGGTGTTCGGCCAGATTCGCGACGCGGAAGGGCCGTTTTATTCGGTGGGCGCGGAGTTCAGAATTCCTCTGGGCAACCAGGCCGCGCGCAACAATTACAAAATCACCAAAGCGCAAAGGGCACAGGCACTCTTGCGGCTCAAGCAACTCGAGCAAACCATCATGGTGGGAATCGAGGATGCCGTCGGCACGGCCATCGGCAATTACGAGCGTGTCAAAGCCACACGCGAAGCCTCCTCGTACGCGGACGAAGCTCTCAAGGCGGAACAGAAAAAGCTGGAAAATGGCAAGAGCACCAATTTCGAAGTGCTTCAATTGCAAAAAAATCTCACGGCGGCGCGCTCCGCCGAGATTCAGGCACTGGCTGATTACAACAACGCGCTCGCCGCGCTCGCCGCGAGCGAAGGGACGACCCTTCAGCGACTCAACCTCAGTCTGGAAGTGAAGTGAGGCACCGGGTTCTCCGGGTCGCGCCGGGCGAACACCCCGCCGGCAGAAACGCCTCCGCCCGGTCAACTGAAAATGTTGTCCGTGCTTTCGGCAAAATCGCCCAGCATTTCCGCGAGTTGGTCGTGCTTGATTGGAAGGTATTTCCCGGTGGCGGAGGCAAGCGCGGTTTCCTGTTGGTTTCTCAACTCAGCTTTCGCTTCGAACAATTTGCCGCGGCGGTCCGCGGTGAGTTCGCCGACGACCAGCAATTCGTCGCCGGGCCGCGCGGGCAGCAGAAAACGCACGGTCAACTCGGCGCAAAATGCAAAGCGCCTGGTCCGCACGCCGATGGCCCAGACCATCGCCTCGTCCAACACCGTTGAAACAAGCCCGCCGTGAACGGTCCGCTTGAATCCGACGTGCTCGGACCGCGGGATGAACCGAGCTTGAGCGATTCGCCCGTCGGTTTCAAAATCCAGTTTCAACCCGCCTGCATTGTGCAAGCCGCAGACGAAACACGATCTGGTATGGGGAAGCTTCAACATGCGCGCGATGGTCGAAAGCCGGGCACGGGTAGTCGAGCGGAAAAAATTGAACTTTGCGCCGCCGCTGCTTTGGATTAGACCAAGCGGGCGTTTGTCATGTTACAATATCATCAGCTTCTCAAGCTCGTTCTCGAACACGGGAAATTCAAAGCCGACCGCACCGGCACGGGCACATACGCCGTGTTCGGAGCGCAGGCGCGCTTCCCGTTGAATGATGGGTTTCCGCTGCTGACGACCAAGAAGTTGCACGTCAAATCCATCATCCACGAACTGCTCTGGTTCCTGAGCGGCGACACAAACGTGAAATACCTCAATGAACACGGCGTGACGATCTGGGATGAGTGGGCCGGTAAAGACGGCAACCTCGGCCGTGTCTATGGCGCGCAATGGTGCGACTGGCGCACCACCGACGGCCGTTCGATCCACCAGATTGACCAGGTCATCGGTCAGATCAAAAAAAATCCCGACAGCCGTCGTCACATCGTGACTGCTTGGAACCCCGGCGAGATCGAGCAAATGGCGCTGCCACCATGTCACGCGTTGTTCCAGTTCTTTGTTCAGGAGGGCGAACTGAGCTGCCAGCTTTACCAAAGGAGCGCCGATTTGTTTCTGGGCGTGCCGTTCAATATCGCGAGCTACGCGCTGCTGACGCTGATGGTCGCTCAGGTTTGTAATTTGAAGCCCGGCACGTTTGTGCATACCTTCGGCGACCTGCACCTTTACGCCAACCACCTCGAACAGGCGAAACTGCAACTGACGCGCGAGCCGCGTCCGCTGCCGACCATGAAGCTCGACCCCGCCGTGAAGAACATTCACGAATTCACGTTCGAGGATTTCGAGCTGGTCGGCTACGATCCGCATCCGGCCATCAAGGCGCCGATTGCGGTGTGAAACACTTCAAAGCCATCGCGGCGATGTCGGAGAACCGCGTCATCGGCGCGGGCAACAAAATCCCGTGGCATCTGCCGGAAGATTTCAAGTGGTTCAAGAAAATGACCACGGGCAATGTCGTC of Candidatus Angelobacter sp. contains these proteins:
- a CDS encoding FtsX-like permease family protein; this encodes SKALKEGWQAGVDKWFTFRKLALERLQTAPGVESAAVNDGAGFDDYEVEGKTGPVWLGYSSVSVLNGDYLRTVGAKLVAGRLLSKEDASQGQRGVVINEKLAKDCWPGESPLGKQLRRSKPRRDYVVVGIVRNIRDRQLESEDKPVFYEPYERETEALSGGLGDYAVRSSGDFSQLRAAMVQAGKEMMVPVELNDFYSIESQLYRATAPRRVMMWLLLSLGGLGLLLSAVGMYAVLAYSVTRRTREVGIRMAVGASRSQVRSLFFRQGVRLIVNGLVLGLVLAISAGEYIRSLLFGVSPADPWALATVVVTLGVVGGLACWSPARRAAKVDPMRALRCE
- a CDS encoding ABC transporter ATP-binding protein, with amino-acid sequence MIKLRNLEKSVKTKAGFTYLLRQINLDIAEGEFITIMGPSGAGKSTLLSIIGFYDNAWEGEYHLFDQPVHKLGPKERAALNKKHVGFVFQQFHLLDDLTVAENLDIPLSYRDVKKSERQATVADTLDRFGIVAKKDLFPSQLSGGQQQLVAVARAIVAKPSLILADEPTGNLHSDQGREIMELFRKLNGAGTTIVQVTHSEANAAFGHRIIRLRDGWLVKE
- a CDS encoding TolC family protein, which codes for MRNLALAIGVAAAAAHAQTTNSFSTKSLALNDCIQLALQHNFDVRIERVNPEIARYNVSLAYAGYDPGLDFRATHSYNSSLGTLINGTLSIPASATKSDSFNVGIGGAAPIDSGLTYSLNASVSQTVGDRFNPISTVVTNGGVVTTNTSFLAAPFQNANGSVSISLTQPLLKNLWIDNIRYNIQISKSQLRGTEWGLRGRIIDIITQVETAYYNLIAARENVKVQEKALQLAEQLLAENKKKVEVGALAQLDEKQAESQVASSRADLLTAQNTLGTRQRVLKNLLSDDYSEWSNVLIDPAEPLTAVPQMLNLQASWQNGLTMRPDLEQARLNADQLGITLKFQRNQLFPQLDLTGTFGRNGNSGVYSEVFGQIRDAEGPFYSVGAEFRIPLGNQAARNNYKITKAQRAQALLRLKQLEQTIMVGIEDAVGTAIGNYERVKATREASSYADEALKAEQKKLENGKSTNFEVLQLQKNLTAARSAEIQALADYNNALAALAASEGTTLQRLNLSLEVK
- a CDS encoding PaaI family thioesterase — protein: MLKLPHTRSCFVCGLHNAGGLKLDFETDGRIAQARFIPRSEHVGFKRTVHGGLVSTVLDEAMVWAIGVRTRRFAFCAELTVRFLLPARPGDELLVVGELTADRRGKLFEAKAELRNQQETALASATGKYLPIKHDQLAEMLGDFAESTDNIFS
- a CDS encoding thymidylate synthase translates to MLQYHQLLKLVLEHGKFKADRTGTGTYAVFGAQARFPLNDGFPLLTTKKLHVKSIIHELLWFLSGDTNVKYLNEHGVTIWDEWAGKDGNLGRVYGAQWCDWRTTDGRSIHQIDQVIGQIKKNPDSRRHIVTAWNPGEIEQMALPPCHALFQFFVQEGELSCQLYQRSADLFLGVPFNIASYALLTLMVAQVCNLKPGTFVHTFGDLHLYANHLEQAKLQLTREPRPLPTMKLDPAVKNIHEFTFEDFELVGYDPHPAIKAPIAV